The Nocardioides ochotonae genome segment CGAGGTGGTGGTCCCGGCCAACACGTTCGTGGCCACCGCCGAGGCGGTGGTGCTCGCCGGCGCCGAGCTGGTGCTGGTGGACTGCGACGAGGACCTGCTGATCGACGTCGACGCCGTCGCCGCCCGGGTCGGTCCCCGGACCCGCGTGGTCGCCGGGGTGGACCTCTACGGCCAGGTCGCGCCGTTCGAGCGCCTGCGCGAGGTGGTCGGGCCCGGGGTGGTGCTCCTCGAGGACGCCGCGCAGTCCCAGGGCGCGACCCGGTGGGGGCGCCCGGCGGGCGCGTGCGCCGACCTCGCCGCGACCAGCTTCTATCCCGGCAAGAACCTCGGCGCGTTCGGGGACGCGGGGGCGGTCACCACCGACGACCCGCTGATCGCGCGCCGGCTGCGCCAGCTGCGCAACCACGGGGGCGAGGCGCGCTACGAGCACGACCTGGTCGGCACGAACTCGCGCATGGACTCCCTGCAGGCCGCGGTGCTCGAGGTCAAGCTCGAGCACCTCAAGGAGTGGAACGCCGAGCGCGACGCCGCGGCGGCCCGCTACGCGACGCTGCTCGCCGACCTCCCCGGCGTACGGCTCCCGCGCGCGCTGCCGGGCAACGAGCACGTCTGGCACCTCTACGTCGTGCGGGTCGCGCAGCGCGACGCGGTGCAGCGCCGCCTCGCCGAGCACGGCATTGACACCGGCATCCACTACCCGACCCCGGTGCACCTGCTGCCCGCGTTCGCCGGCCTCGGGCTCGGGGCCGGCAGCTTCCCAGTGGCGGAGCGCGCGGCGACCGAGATCCTGTCGCTGCCGATGTTCCCCGGCATCACCGCTGCCCAGCAGCAGCGGGTCGCCGAGGAGCTCGTGGCTGCCGTGCGGGCCGATGGCGGATCGGGCACGGCTGGCGCGGGAGGGAAGTCGTGAAGCGGATGCCTGGGGGTGCCGTCGACCGCGTCCGGCAGCTGCGCCGGCTGCTCGCGACGGAGGGGAGCGACGGTGTGGGACGCCGGTTGCGCACGCGAGCGGCCGCGGCGCTCGTCCCGCCCGGCACGGCGCCGCTGTTGGTCACCAGCGAGGAGATCGACGCAGCCGAGGAAGTGCTGGCCGGGATGCGTCCCGCGCCGGCAGCGATGGCCCGCCAGTCAGGCGAACCACTGCACGTGGCCTGGGTGAGCTCACCTCCGGGACCGGGATCGGGCGGGCACACCACGATGCTCCGACTGGTGCGCGCACTCGAGGACGCCGGGCATCGGTGCACCCTCTACCTGCGCGACCAGCACGGGTGGTCGGTGCGTCAGCACGAGGAGATCGTGCGTGAGCACTGGCCCGATGTCCGAGCCGAGGTGCGCCACCTCGCCGACGGCATCGCCGACGCACACGTGATCGTGGCGACCGGGTGGGAGACCGCGTATGCCGTGCTGGGCTCGCCTGCCCGTGGGGTTCGCTGCTATCTGGTGCAGGATCTCGAGAATCTCTTCTACCCGGCCGGGAGCTCGGCGATGCTGGCCGAGGCGACCTATCGCTTCGGCCTGCACGGCATCACGGCCGGTCCGTGGCTGGCCGAGCGCCTGCGCGCCGACCACGGCATGAGCGCCGACCACTTCGACTTCGGCTGCGACCTCGACACCTACCGGGGCCCGATGTCCGCCGTGACCACACCGTCCAGGTCCGGGGTGGCCTACTACTGCCGGCCGGGGACGCCGCGGCGGGGGCACGAACTGGCGGTCCTCGCGCTCACCAGGTTCGCACGGGAGTGTCCTGACGTGCCGATCCACTGTTACGGCTCCACGGTGCGCGACCTCCCCTTCGCCGCGCAGCAGCACGGGCGTCTCTCGCCCGCCGAGCTCGGAGAGCTGTACCGCCGCTGCACGGCGGGACTCGTGCTGTCCGCGACCAACGTCTCCCTGGTGCCCTGGGAGATGCTGGCCGCTGGCTGCCTGCCGGTGGTCAACGAGGCCGAACACAACCGAGCGGTGCTCGACAACGAGCATGTCCGGTACACCGTGGCGTCGCCAGGAGCCATTGCGCGGTCGCTGGTCGAGCTGGTGCGCTCCCCGCAGGACGTGCAGCGGGAACGCGCGGTCGCGGCCGCGTCCTCGGTGCGCTCGGTCAGCTGGGCGGAAGCCGGCCGGACGGTGGTGACGTTGCTGGAAGGGCTGGTGCCCGAGCCGGATGCCTCCTGTCTGCTCCCACCCCTCGACGCGTCCGCGAGCCGGGACCTCACCATGCACGGGAAGGCGACCTGAGATGTCCGTACTCAACCTCCTGAGGGCGCTGGCGCGCCGCTGGGTGGTGGTCCTGATCGGGCTGGCGCTCACCGCCGCCGCCTGTGTCGGGGTGCTCCAGACCGTCGGCACCCAGTACCAGGCCTCCAGCCAGGTCGTGCTGCTGCTGCCGCCCGAGGCGAGCGGTCCGGCCACCCCCAGCAACCCGTTCCTGAACCTCCAGGCCGGCCAGGTGACGCTGGCCTCCATGCTCGCCGGCAACGTCTCGACACCGGACGTGGCCCGGACGCTGGCGGGCGCGGGGCACGACGCGGAGTACGACGTCGCGGTGCTGCCGGGAGCCGGGCCGATCATGCAGGTCACCACCACGAGCACCGACCCGGAGGCCGCGATCTCCACCCGCGACGCGGTGATGAAGGAGATCGACACCCAGCTCGCCCAGCTGCAGAAGCGGGCCGAGGTGCCCCCGCGCCAGCTGATCAGCGGGGACCGGGTCGCGGTGAGCGCCGGCGCCGAGGCCCTCGGCGGCAGCCGGATCCGGGCCCTGGGCGCGGCGGCGGCCGCCGGACTGCTCGCCACGCTGCTGCTGGCACTCGGGGTGGACCGCCTGCTCGGCTCCCGCGGTGCTCCCGCGGTGGGCGGCGCCCGAGGCACGCGGCGCGGCGACGGCGGGCGGGGCGACGAGCCGGCCGTCGACGGCGAGGAGGAGAGCCCGGAGCGGGTCACCCCGGCCCGTCTGAGTGCGGCCGCACGCGCGCGCGACCGTGGCGACGAGCCGTCGCGACGGGTCGGCTGAGGATGGCCACGGGGGTCGCGCGCCTGGGATCGGGCCTGACGACGGGCCTGCGATCCGGCAACGACTCCTGGCAGGGCCGAGCGCCGCTGCTCGTGACACTCGCCTACGTCGTCCTGCTGCTGTGCGTGCCCTCCCAGCTCGTCCTGGGCCCGTTGGGTGCCGCGGGCTCCCCGGCCAGCCTGCTCGGCATCGCTGCGCTGGTCTGGTGGTGCGCGAGCACCGTGGCCGGGCAGAACCCCGTCCGCGGCTTCAGCGCGATGCGGGTCGCGGTGCTGGCGCTGGTGCTGTGCGTGCTGGCGTCGTACGCGAACGGCAACGCGGGCGGCTGGTACGCCCCGCTCACCGTGCGCCAGGAGACCGACGAGCTGTGGACCCTGGCCACCCCGACGGTCAGCCACGTCAGCGGGATGATGATCAGTGCCGGCGACCGCGGGCTGCTCGCCTTCGCGGCGTGGATCGGCATCACCTTGGTGATCTCCGACGGGATCGGCTCCTGGCGTGACCTGGAGCGGCTGGTCACCTGGCTCACCTGGCTGGGGGCCGCGATCGCCGCGATCGGGCTGGTGCAGTTCGTCACCGGCTACAACCTCGCCGGCTCGATCTCGCTGCCCGGCCTGGTCGCCAACAGCGAGATCGGGGGGACCCAGACCCGGTCGATCTTCAACCGGGTCTCGGCCACCGCCGTCCACCCCATCGAGTTCGGGGTCGTTCTCGCCTGCCTCTTCCCGCTCGCGCTGCACCGCACGATCCACCACTGGGGACGCCGCGGCGCCTTCCTCTCGGCGGTCGTGCCGACCGTGCTGATCTTCATCGGGGCCAACGTCTCGATCTCGCGCTCCGCGGTCCTGGTGACCCTCGTCGCGCTGCTGGTGCTGTTCCTGGGCTGGCCGGCGCGCTGGCGGCTGCGGGCACTGCTGATCGCCCCCGTCGCCGTCGTCGCGCTGCGGCTGATGATCCCCGGCCTGGTCGGGACGCTGGTCTCGCTGTTCAGCAACCTCTTCAACGACCCGAGCGTCACCGGACGGACCACCGACTACGGCGTCGTCCTCGACCTCTACTCCGACCACTGGCTGATCGGCCGGGGGCTGTTCACCTTCATCCCTCGCTACTACCGGATCCTGGACAACCAGTACCTGATGCTGCTCGTCGAGATCGGGATCCTCGGCCTGCTGGCGGTGGTGCTCTTCCTCGTCGTCGCATTCCTCGACGGCATCGGCGCCCGCCGGGCCCGAGCGAGCCGATCGCGGCACCTGGGGCTCGCCCTGGCCGCGTCGGTGGCCGGCGGCGCGGTCGGCATGTTCACCTTCGACGCGTGGGGGTTCCCGATGGCGGCAGGGGTGAGCTTCGTGGTCGCCGGGATGGCGGGCGCCGCGCGACGCCTGGCCCGCGCCGACGGCGAACCCGCCGCCCCGGCCCGGCGGGCCGAGGCGCGACCGGCTCCGGAGCGGAGGACCGCCGGTGTCCGCGGCTGACCCGACGGTGCTGGTCACCGTCGTCACCTTCAACTCAGCACCCCTGCTCCCGGAACTGCTGGCCAGCCTGCCGGACGCGCTCGACCCGCTGCCGTGGCGGCTCGTCGTGGCCGACAACGACTCCCACGACGACAGCGTCGCGGTGGTCCGGGACCTGGCGCCGGACGCGGTCGTGGTCGAGATGGGACGCAACGCCGGCTACGCGGCCGGCATCAACGCAGCGGTCGCGGCCGGCGGGCCGCACACCGCCGTGCTGGTGCTCAACCCGGACGTGCGCCTGGACCCGGGATGCGGTCCGGCCCTGCTGGCCGCGCTGCGGGAGCCCGGGGTCGGGGTCGCGGTCCCGCTGCTGCGCGACGCGAACGGCGAGCGGATCGACTCGCTGCGTCGCAAGCCCACGGTGCTGCGCACCTGGGCCGACGCCGTGATCGGCGCGGACCGCGCGGGACGCCTCGGTCGGCTCGGGGAGACCATCACCGACGCCGAGCGCTACCGCGCCGCCTGTGACACCGCCTGGGCGGAGGGCTCGGTGCAGCTGGTGGACGCGGAGTGCTGGACCCGGGTCGGTCCCTGGGACGAGACCTACTTCCTGTACTCCGAGGAGACCGACTTCCACCTGCGCGTCGGCGACGCCGGCCTGGTGGTGCGGTTCGTGCCCACGGCCGGGGCCACGCACCTCGAGGGCGACTCGGGGGTGTCCCCACGGCTGTGGCCGCTGCTGACTGCCAACCGGGTGCGCCTCGCGCGCCGTCGCGGTGGACGCGCGGCGGCGTGCGCGGTCTGGGCCGCGCTGGTGCTGCGCGAGGCCAGCCGTGCCTGCCTGGGACGCCGGACGGCGCGCGCGGCCGTGCGGGTGCTGCTCAGCCCGCGGCTGCTGCGGCGTCCCGCCGGCCCGGAATGGGTGGCCTGAGCAGGTCTCAGCGCAGCCGCTTGACCAGGCCCACCAGCTCGCCCCGCGCGCGTGAACGCAGCGGCGGGGGACGCAGCACCTCCTGCTCCAGGCGCGGGACGGTGTCGTGGTCGCGGACGCTGAAGCGCGGCTGCAGCCAGGCGTCCGGGCGCGCCCAGCGCCGGTCGCTGGTGTGGACGGTGCGGTAGCCCAGGCGCCGCAGACCGGACAGCAGGGCCCGGTCGTAGCGGCCCAGCGGCAGCGCGGCCTCGTCGACGGGCTGCCCGACCAGCTCGGCGAGCTCCTCGCGGGCGCCCTCGAGCTCCGCGCGTGCCGCCACCGGGTCCAGGCCCCGCCAGGGGCGGTGCGCGCGGCCGTGGGTGCCGATCCCCATGCCTTGGTCGCGCAGCTCGAGCACCTGCTCACGGCTCAGGCTGCCGGGTTCGTCGAGGCGTCCGCTCAGCACGAAGAACGTCGCCCGCAGGTCGCGCTCGCGCAGGGCCGGAAGAGCGATCTCGGCGTCGGAGGCGTTGCCGTCGTCGAAGCTGATCCGCACCCGCGGGTCGTCGGCGACGGCGTCCAGGATCGCGTGGAAGACGCTGGTCCGCACCCAGTAGTGCGCCTCGCCGATCTCCAGGTCGCGCGCCGGCGTACCGA includes the following:
- a CDS encoding DegT/DnrJ/EryC1/StrS family aminotransferase, whose translation is MTDDLAPGARVPLLDLALQNARIRDDARRAMDRVCDSGAFVLGPQVARFEDAYAAFCGVEHAVGVGNGTDALHLALRAAGVGPGDEVVVPANTFVATAEAVVLAGAELVLVDCDEDLLIDVDAVAARVGPRTRVVAGVDLYGQVAPFERLREVVGPGVVLLEDAAQSQGATRWGRPAGACADLAATSFYPGKNLGAFGDAGAVTTDDPLIARRLRQLRNHGGEARYEHDLVGTNSRMDSLQAAVLEVKLEHLKEWNAERDAAAARYATLLADLPGVRLPRALPGNEHVWHLYVVRVAQRDAVQRRLAEHGIDTGIHYPTPVHLLPAFAGLGLGAGSFPVAERAATEILSLPMFPGITAAQQQRVAEELVAAVRADGGSGTAGAGGKS
- a CDS encoding rhamnosyltransferase WsaF family glycosyltransferase; this encodes MPGGAVDRVRQLRRLLATEGSDGVGRRLRTRAAAALVPPGTAPLLVTSEEIDAAEEVLAGMRPAPAAMARQSGEPLHVAWVSSPPGPGSGGHTTMLRLVRALEDAGHRCTLYLRDQHGWSVRQHEEIVREHWPDVRAEVRHLADGIADAHVIVATGWETAYAVLGSPARGVRCYLVQDLENLFYPAGSSAMLAEATYRFGLHGITAGPWLAERLRADHGMSADHFDFGCDLDTYRGPMSAVTTPSRSGVAYYCRPGTPRRGHELAVLALTRFARECPDVPIHCYGSTVRDLPFAAQQHGRLSPAELGELYRRCTAGLVLSATNVSLVPWEMLAAGCLPVVNEAEHNRAVLDNEHVRYTVASPGAIARSLVELVRSPQDVQRERAVAAASSVRSVSWAEAGRTVVTLLEGLVPEPDASCLLPPLDASASRDLTMHGKAT
- a CDS encoding YveK family protein is translated as MSVLNLLRALARRWVVVLIGLALTAAACVGVLQTVGTQYQASSQVVLLLPPEASGPATPSNPFLNLQAGQVTLASMLAGNVSTPDVARTLAGAGHDAEYDVAVLPGAGPIMQVTTTSTDPEAAISTRDAVMKEIDTQLAQLQKRAEVPPRQLISGDRVAVSAGAEALGGSRIRALGAAAAAGLLATLLLALGVDRLLGSRGAPAVGGARGTRRGDGGRGDEPAVDGEEESPERVTPARLSAAARARDRGDEPSRRVG
- a CDS encoding O-antigen ligase family protein: MATGVARLGSGLTTGLRSGNDSWQGRAPLLVTLAYVVLLLCVPSQLVLGPLGAAGSPASLLGIAALVWWCASTVAGQNPVRGFSAMRVAVLALVLCVLASYANGNAGGWYAPLTVRQETDELWTLATPTVSHVSGMMISAGDRGLLAFAAWIGITLVISDGIGSWRDLERLVTWLTWLGAAIAAIGLVQFVTGYNLAGSISLPGLVANSEIGGTQTRSIFNRVSATAVHPIEFGVVLACLFPLALHRTIHHWGRRGAFLSAVVPTVLIFIGANVSISRSAVLVTLVALLVLFLGWPARWRLRALLIAPVAVVALRLMIPGLVGTLVSLFSNLFNDPSVTGRTTDYGVVLDLYSDHWLIGRGLFTFIPRYYRILDNQYLMLLVEIGILGLLAVVLFLVVAFLDGIGARRARASRSRHLGLALAASVAGGAVGMFTFDAWGFPMAAGVSFVVAGMAGAARRLARADGEPAAPARRAEARPAPERRTAGVRG
- a CDS encoding glycosyltransferase, whose protein sequence is MSAADPTVLVTVVTFNSAPLLPELLASLPDALDPLPWRLVVADNDSHDDSVAVVRDLAPDAVVVEMGRNAGYAAGINAAVAAGGPHTAVLVLNPDVRLDPGCGPALLAALREPGVGVAVPLLRDANGERIDSLRRKPTVLRTWADAVIGADRAGRLGRLGETITDAERYRAACDTAWAEGSVQLVDAECWTRVGPWDETYFLYSEETDFHLRVGDAGLVVRFVPTAGATHLEGDSGVSPRLWPLLTANRVRLARRRGGRAAACAVWAALVLREASRACLGRRTARAAVRVLLSPRLLRRPAGPEWVA
- a CDS encoding polysaccharide deacetylase family protein, producing MEEQRINLCFHGVGTPARDLEIGEAHYWVRTSVFHAILDAVADDPRVRISFDDGNASDAEIALPALRERDLRATFFVLSGRLDEPGSLSREQVLELRDQGMGIGTHGRAHRPWRGLDPVAARAELEGAREELAELVGQPVDEAALPLGRYDRALLSGLRRLGYRTVHTSDRRWARPDAWLQPRFSVRDHDTVPRLEQEVLRPPPLRSRARGELVGLVKRLR